In Leclercia sp. LSNIH1, the genomic stretch CTCTGCGGTGTTGATGGGCTCGCTCACCGCCAGCTTCGCCAGCGTAGTGCGGTAGGCGCGCAGCAGGAAGATGGCCTCGACGTTATCACCGCTGGCCTGTTTCAGCGCCAGGGCCGCCAGCTCGCGATCGGCGATGCCGCCTTCGGTCATCACCCGGTCAACGGCCAGGTTCAACTGCTGTTCAATCTGGGCGACGCTCAGCTCGGGGATCAGCTCATCGCCCCGGCGTCTGTGCTCCTGCAACGCGTGGGCGGCGGCGATCGCCTTCTCGCCCCCTTTGACGGCAACGTACATCAGCACACCTCCACGTGGGTGGTTCGCGGGATTGCCAGCAGGCGCTCGCCACAGGTCAGCAGCAGGTCGATCCCCAGCGGGAACGGGTGCGGGCGCTCGGTCAGCTCGTGAATGATGCACTCCGGCAGCTGCGGGGCGACCATCCGCTCCTCGGCGATGCCGGCCCCGGTCAGGCGCAGCATGCGTCCGCCACTCAGGCTGGAGACCTGCAAAATCAGGGTGGCGCTGGTCTCCGGCGCCACGGCGGTGCCCTCGCTCAGGGCGTTGAGCTGCTCGTGGCCGATCTGCTCGTCGGCGACGGCGAACACCGCCTGCTGCGGCTGCTCCACCAGCGGGGCGCTGGTATGAAAACGCAGGTTGCTGCTGACGATATCGTTGCTGACGGAGCCCGACAGCCAGACCGGGGTGTCGTTATCGGCCAGGGTCAGCAGCACGCTGGTGGTGGCGAGGTTCAGCGGCTGCCAGCCATGCTTAAGCTGATGCAGCGAGACGATGACGCCCGGCTCGCTCATCGCTTTCAGCAGACGACGAAAACTGTGCTGGGCATCCTGCACGGCAAGGGTAAAAGCGGGGTGAAGTGTCATGCGTTGTCTCCGCGAACGAGCGTAAAGAAGTCGACCCGGCTGGTGTTCACTTCGGCCTGACGGGCGGCAAGGCGTGCGGCGCGGTCGGCTTCCAGCGGGGCAATAACGGTTTCCATCAGGGCCTGAAAATGGGGGGCTTCCTGCAGCAGGGCGTCCACAACGGCGCACTGCTCGGCGTGGGGTTTGTTACGCCCGAGCAGGTAGCTGTAGCCGAGGGTGCCGCTGGCAAGCCGCACTACGGCGCGGGTCAGGGTGGCATCGCCAGCAAAGTAACGTGCCCCGGTGCCGCCCATCCGCGCCTGGATCTGCACCAGTCCGGTTTCAGGCGCGCGGATCAGTTCATAAGCGGGCGACAGGCTCAGCGCCGACATCCGCGCGGCAAGCGCCGCAGGCTGGCTGTGGGCGAGCACCGCCATCCAGTGCTGGCGGGTGGAGGTATCGAAATGCATTCAGTGCTCCATGGTGAATTCAATCATGTCGGCGCGGGTCAGGCTGACGGAGTACTCCGTCGCGTTCACCTCGCCGTCACGGTGGTTAAGGGTGCGCACGCAGAGCAGGGGCGCCATGTTGGGGATCTCCAGCACCTTGCTCTCTTTGGCCTGGGCGCGGCGGGCGCTGATGCGCGTCTGGGTGCGTTTGAGCGCAACCCCCGTAGCATCCTGCAGAAAGTCA encodes the following:
- the phnH gene encoding phosphonate C-P lyase system protein PhnH, producing the protein MTLHPAFTLAVQDAQHSFRRLLKAMSEPGVIVSLHQLKHGWQPLNLATTSVLLTLADNDTPVWLSGSVSNDIVSSNLRFHTSAPLVEQPQQAVFAVADEQIGHEQLNALSEGTAVAPETSATLILQVSSLSGGRMLRLTGAGIAEERMVAPQLPECIIHELTERPHPFPLGIDLLLTCGERLLAIPRTTHVEVC
- the phnG gene encoding phosphonate C-P lyase system protein PhnG is translated as MHFDTSTRQHWMAVLAHSQPAALAARMSALSLSPAYELIRAPETGLVQIQARMGGTGARYFAGDATLTRAVVRLASGTLGYSYLLGRNKPHAEQCAVVDALLQEAPHFQALMETVIAPLEADRAARLAARQAEVNTSRVDFFTLVRGDNA